The genomic window CCGTAGTGATGAAGAATGAAGACAAACCTTTATTAGTAAAAGAACTGGAAGAATCTTTTAAAAGTATTGACCCTTTAATTACCCAGAACTTTGCAAGGGCTACTTTTTTCTCAGATAACCGAAATGACCTTAAAAAACTCACCATCCCTACCTTAATTCTACAATGCCAGGAAGATTCTATAGCTCCTAACAACGTAGGGCACTATGTACATAAGCAGATTAAAGGCAGTACCTTATTAGAAATGAAAGCAACCGGTCACTGTCCGCACATGACCCATCCGGAAGAAACTATTGCTGCCATTCAATCTTTTTTATCGTAGTAATTTTATAATAAATGCATAAAGCTTTTGAAGAGTTACCTTGTTTTGTTATAAAAACTAATCCTATTGGGGAACTTCTTTATTATAATCGTTATACGACTGAGCAATTAGATCATCAGACCACCTTTAAGAGTATTACAGATATCTTGACAAAAGGAAGCATTATATTTTTTGAAACCTATTTACTTCCATGTTTCTCAAACGAGACCATTAAAAATGAAGTGTTTCTTACTTTAAAAGGTAAAGACAAACGTATTCCCGTACTATTTAATATTAGTAAGAGTACTACTTCTACCGCCCCCGGATTGTTATTTACCGGTCTACCAATTAAAAATCGTATTGCACAAGAAAAACAAATAATTGAGGATAAAAAGAAACTTGAACAGGAAAACCGGGAGAATAAGAAATATTTGGATTTAAAAAAAAATCTAGAGCTACACCAGTTCCAACTAGAAGAAAAACTAAAAAATCAGTCGCGAATAAGTAACGAACATAGAGAGCTGAACAAAGTATTATCTCATGATCTACAAGAACCTATCCGGAAAATAGGTTTATTTAGTGACCTCATTCTAGCTAACCCAAAAAAAGACAGAACACATTATTTGGAACGGATAAACATTCTTGCAAATGATAATAGAAATTTACTTCGTAATATTCAAAAATATTTATTACTAGAAGAAACCTTTGAACCATACGATAGTACTACTATAGATGAAATTCTGATTGATGTTAAAGCAGATTTAAATGAGCAAGACTATCGTATACATATAGAAAATAAAGAAAACCTACAGTTCTTAGGAGATTATCGGCATTTGGTTTTTTTATTTACAGAAATAATTCGAAATTCGATTCAATTTGTTAAAGAAGATCAGCTTCCTACAATTTCAGTAAAAGTTGATTTGATTGAAAAAAATGTGTTTGAAATTTCTAAAGACCTTTATAAATACAAACCATTTTTAAGAATAATGATCACTGATAACAGTATAGGATTCGAAAAAAAATACGCAACAAAAATCTTTGAACTCTTTCAAAAACTTCAGGTATCTAAAAATTTAGGATTGGGATTGTCCTATTGTAAAAAGATTGTACAGCTACACCAGGGGACAATTGAGTTTATACATCCGGAACCCGGATCACAAGTTTTAGTAATTACACTTCCTAAAGAATAAAGT from Aquimarina sp. ERC-38 includes these protein-coding regions:
- a CDS encoding sensor histidine kinase; the protein is MHKAFEELPCFVIKTNPIGELLYYNRYTTEQLDHQTTFKSITDILTKGSIIFFETYLLPCFSNETIKNEVFLTLKGKDKRIPVLFNISKSTTSTAPGLLFTGLPIKNRIAQEKQIIEDKKKLEQENRENKKYLDLKKNLELHQFQLEEKLKNQSRISNEHRELNKVLSHDLQEPIRKIGLFSDLILANPKKDRTHYLERINILANDNRNLLRNIQKYLLLEETFEPYDSTTIDEILIDVKADLNEQDYRIHIENKENLQFLGDYRHLVFLFTEIIRNSIQFVKEDQLPTISVKVDLIEKNVFEISKDLYKYKPFLRIMITDNSIGFEKKYATKIFELFQKLQVSKNLGLGLSYCKKIVQLHQGTIEFIHPEPGSQVLVITLPKE